One part of the Mariniflexile litorale genome encodes these proteins:
- a CDS encoding response regulator: MNKIIKVLLIEDEPLTIEAYQRALNETASFNESLEFDIDSASNCDNALLKLKGDKTNCGIDIVFLDMRIPSSKDGVILSGEDLGIKIKNTFKNIKIIVSTSYDDAFRISSILKSINPDGFLIKSDLSAALLLEAIKVVVSEPPYYSQTVLQILRKQATNDFVVDNIDRKMLYELSNGTKMNELPQVLPLSIAALERRKRLLRDIFNVTGKGDRDLLTAARERGFI, encoded by the coding sequence ATGAACAAAATAATTAAGGTATTACTAATTGAGGATGAGCCTTTAACCATAGAGGCATACCAACGAGCTTTAAATGAAACAGCTTCTTTTAATGAGAGCTTAGAATTCGATATTGATTCAGCAAGCAATTGTGATAATGCCTTATTAAAACTTAAAGGGGACAAAACTAATTGCGGTATAGACATTGTTTTTTTAGATATGAGGATACCTTCATCGAAAGACGGTGTTATTTTAAGCGGTGAAGATTTGGGAATTAAAATAAAGAATACTTTTAAAAATATTAAGATTATAGTATCTACATCTTACGACGACGCCTTTAGAATATCCAGTATTTTGAAAAGTATTAATCCCGATGGCTTTTTGATTAAGAGTGATTTATCAGCAGCTCTTCTATTAGAAGCTATTAAGGTTGTTGTTTCTGAACCTCCATATTATAGTCAAACAGTTTTACAAATACTAAGAAAACAAGCGACTAATGATTTTGTTGTAGATAATATAGACAGAAAAATGCTGTACGAATTGTCTAATGGTACTAAAATGAATGAATTGCCCCAAGTCCTTCCTCTTTCAATTGCTGCTTTAGAACGTAGAAAACGATTGTTGCGAGATATTTTTAACGTTACAGGAAAAGGTGATAGAGATTTGCTCACAGCGGCGCGTGAAAGAGGGTTTATTTAA
- a CDS encoding prepilin-type N-terminal cleavage/methylation domain-containing protein, with product MNIKHLKGFTILEVLITLVLMSIIISITFSLFNLMGKQLSLFEKENTQVLEYNLFNTTLLRDIDKANNFSYAESDLVLKFYDETEVNYTVNSKYILRNNHIKIDTFKLRVNGYQFINSDEKTNNNTTFLLSLKVLNDTINANYFLSKNNSDIINNSYFNED from the coding sequence ATGAATATTAAACATCTTAAGGGATTTACCATATTAGAAGTTTTAATAACTCTTGTTTTAATGAGTATTATTATTTCAATTACTTTTTCATTATTTAATTTAATGGGTAAACAATTATCTCTTTTTGAAAAGGAAAACACTCAAGTGCTTGAATATAATTTATTTAACACAACGCTGCTAAGAGATATTGATAAAGCTAATAATTTTAGTTATGCAGAAAGCGATTTAGTTTTAAAATTCTATGATGAAACTGAGGTAAATTATACTGTAAATTCCAAATACATTTTAAGGAATAACCACATAAAAATAGACACATTCAAGTTGAGAGTTAATGGTTATCAGTTTATAAATAGTGATGAAAAAACTAATAATAACACAACCTTTCTATTATCATTAAAAGTGTTAAATGATACGATTAATGCTAATTATTTTCTAAGCAAGAATAATTCCGATATAATAAATAACAGCTATTTTAATGAAGATTGA
- a CDS encoding response regulator: MEKTKLNLLLADDDIDDCDFFKDALEEISVPANLSTVNNGVELMNLLLTEPVNYPDIIFLDLNMPRKSGMECISEIKAIDKLNHIPIIIYSTSLDMNVVNLLYDKGAHYYIQKPGKFAVLKKVIKEAITQFHINNSLRPTREKFIIQP; encoded by the coding sequence ATGGAAAAAACAAAACTTAATCTTTTGCTTGCCGATGATGATATAGACGATTGCGATTTTTTTAAAGATGCACTTGAAGAAATATCTGTTCCTGCAAATCTTAGTACCGTAAATAATGGAGTTGAACTCATGAATTTGTTATTAACAGAGCCTGTTAACTATCCCGATATTATTTTCCTTGACCTCAATATGCCAAGAAAATCAGGCATGGAATGTATCAGTGAAATTAAGGCTATAGATAAGTTAAACCATATTCCTATTATTATTTACTCTACGTCGCTCGATATGAATGTGGTAAACCTTCTTTACGACAAAGGGGCTCATTATTACATTCAAAAGCCAGGTAAATTTGCAGTATTAAAAAAAGTGATAAAAGAAGCTATTACCCAATTCCATATTAATAATTCATTGCGGCCTACAAGAGAAAAATTTATAATTCAACCTTAA
- a CDS encoding type II secretion system protein, whose product MKKSVLKLNNKKLQLKAYSMSEILIVLCIIGILIYLVVPNQTSVVTSAKSIEAQNMLSMIHGLEKSHFYRHSKYTTDFSELGFEEALTIDKGGQAVYKIEVIEASLNTFVATATSLQDFDGDGVFNTWEINQDRMLKEIIKD is encoded by the coding sequence ATGAAAAAGTCCGTATTAAAGTTAAATAATAAAAAGCTACAACTAAAAGCATATTCTATGTCTGAGATCTTAATAGTACTCTGTATTATTGGTATTCTAATTTATTTGGTTGTTCCTAACCAAACATCGGTAGTTACAAGCGCCAAATCCATTGAAGCTCAAAACATGTTAAGTATGATACATGGTTTAGAAAAAAGCCATTTTTATCGCCATTCTAAATACACAACTGATTTTAGTGAATTAGGATTTGAAGAGGCTTTAACCATTGATAAAGGTGGGCAAGCAGTTTATAAAATAGAAGTTATTGAAGCATCACTAAACACCTTTGTAGCTACAGCTACCTCACTACAAGATTTTGATGGAGATGGTGTTTTTAACACTTGGGAAATTAATCAAGACAGAATGTTAAAAGAAATTATAAAGGATTAA
- a CDS encoding PAS domain S-box protein, whose product MSIETREHNFFQEGGEMGKLIRAKDWSKTPLGHPDIWPQPLRTMISVMLDNPFGMYIAWGKEYTQIYNDGYRPILGATKHPEALGISSRETFSEIWHIIGSMFDGVMDGIPIGFPDFMLPLNRNGYVENCYFDFAYSPIRLDNGEVGGVLVTVIETTDKKKAIEDLKESEERFRTMAEGTDIFISVGDENSRTTYFNNAWVKLTGRSMEELLKLGWLDLIHPEDREQYVNIYLNAFQKREPFTGEFRILNSEGKYSWLLAQGPPRFRSDGSFAGYISSCVDITDQKTFEIELQENKDQLEFAIDSTELGTWDYNPISNKFSANDRLKEWFGLRNDKEIDLRDALVAIEENDKQRVTNAIQKALEYASGGVYDIEFSILHIVTKQERIVHAKGRVWFNEEKVAYRLNGTLEDITEKTIANKKTKETELHIRTMVSESPIGICVIDATTLISEIVNNSFIEIAGKPREEIIGKFYWDTFAEVRSYYETALSKVIETGNPFYANEEELRLIRHGKEEIIYVTFVYAPLKDEKGKVVKVAVWVLENTLQVEARKKITISENNLRLMILQAPVAISILRGDDYKVEIANKYALELWGRLEEEVMNISIFDSMPELSTQGIKELLDDVAHTGKRFESPELPIQLVRNGILETVYINFSYEALYDAEGKINGIMSIGFDITSQVKARKNVEESEKRYHNLIYSSPSAIGILYGDNLIITIANDPILEIWGKGREIMGKPYFDALPELATQGYKEIFAEVYTTGVPFNAVETPVHIIQEGKETLKYYNFLVYAQKNIEGKVDGVGIIATEVTSQALLNNKIKESEQSIRALVESAPFPIGVFVGEEMRISLANQSIIDAWGKGSDVVGKLYRDILPEFGNQQIFEQIRRVLQTGIPFHAKNQKVDIVKNQKLSTFYYNYSFTPLMDSSGNAYAVMNTAAEVTELHEAKQKVEESEKRFRDSVKQAPLGITIFRGPDYVVEMANENYLLLVDKTEAQFVGKPLFETLPEVKETLVSIIAEIYKTGEAYYGYEFPIKLNRHGKIEDTYFNFVYHPLKENNVISGIMAVATEVTATVKAKHLIEENEEKLNVIIDASELGVWEYDLKTSESVTSNRFLDIFGFPRENHIPHKHLVSRIHPDDLAIRKAAFERSFETGILHYEARLILDDKSLRWIEVKGKVFYDVKKNPDRLIGTIRDISEERNSQQMLIEREQKFRLLANSMPQHIWTSDPEGNLNYFNQSVYDFSGITQEDIDKEGWIQIVHPDDKEENIKQWNESIKTGKDFLIEHRFRKHTGEYRWQLSRAIPQKDNDGVIKMWVGTSTDIQEQKMFTNELEKQVQQRTGELNQKNIDLEKMNKELQSFVYISSHDLQEPLRKIQTFASRILETEYATLSENAKKHFNRMQESANRMQNLIQDLFAYSRTNVEERKFEIVNLSKIVEEIKETLKEELEEKNVTIELINIYDIKIIPFQFKQLMINLVSNSIKFSRIATPLHIKIDCIIAEGSKFDIDKLSAKKKYCHISISDNGIGFEQQYSEKIFDVFQRLHGKEEYTGTGIGLAIVKKIVENHGGIILAKGELNHGATFNIYIPV is encoded by the coding sequence ATGAGCATTGAAACTAGAGAACACAATTTTTTTCAAGAAGGCGGAGAAATGGGTAAGCTTATCAGAGCGAAAGACTGGAGTAAAACTCCGTTAGGTCACCCAGACATTTGGCCACAACCTTTACGAACCATGATAAGTGTAATGCTTGATAACCCTTTTGGCATGTATATCGCTTGGGGTAAAGAGTATACTCAAATCTATAACGACGGCTATCGCCCTATTTTAGGTGCCACAAAGCATCCTGAAGCTTTGGGGATTAGCTCAAGAGAAACTTTTTCCGAGATATGGCATATTATTGGTTCTATGTTTGATGGCGTAATGGATGGGATACCGATTGGATTTCCAGACTTCATGCTTCCTCTTAATAGAAATGGATATGTGGAAAATTGTTATTTTGATTTTGCTTACAGCCCTATAAGGTTGGATAATGGTGAAGTAGGCGGCGTATTAGTTACTGTAATAGAAACGACTGATAAGAAAAAAGCTATCGAAGATTTGAAAGAAAGCGAAGAAAGATTTCGTACTATGGCAGAAGGTACTGATATTTTTATTTCGGTTGGAGATGAAAATAGCAGGACCACTTATTTTAATAATGCTTGGGTTAAATTGACCGGAAGGTCTATGGAAGAATTATTGAAGTTGGGCTGGCTAGACCTAATACATCCAGAAGACAGAGAACAATATGTAAATATTTATTTGAATGCCTTTCAAAAGAGAGAACCATTTACAGGAGAGTTTCGCATATTAAATAGCGAAGGGAAATATAGCTGGTTACTTGCACAAGGACCACCTCGTTTTCGCTCCGATGGAAGTTTTGCAGGATATATAAGCTCGTGCGTAGACATTACCGACCAAAAGACCTTCGAAATAGAACTTCAGGAAAATAAAGATCAATTAGAGTTTGCTATAGACTCAACGGAATTAGGCACTTGGGATTACAACCCAATATCCAATAAATTTTCAGCAAACGACAGGCTTAAGGAATGGTTTGGACTGCGTAATGACAAAGAAATTGACCTTAGAGATGCTCTTGTTGCTATCGAAGAAAACGATAAGCAGAGGGTAACAAACGCCATACAAAAAGCATTAGAATATGCTTCAGGTGGCGTTTATGATATTGAATTTAGCATTCTTCATATAGTAACAAAACAAGAAAGAATTGTTCATGCAAAAGGTAGAGTCTGGTTTAATGAAGAAAAAGTTGCTTATCGTTTAAATGGAACATTAGAGGATATTACCGAGAAAACCATTGCCAACAAAAAGACAAAAGAAACGGAGTTACATATTCGCACTATGGTGTCAGAGTCTCCTATTGGTATTTGTGTAATTGATGCCACAACTTTGATAAGTGAAATTGTGAATAACAGTTTCATTGAAATAGCAGGCAAACCCAGAGAAGAAATTATTGGAAAATTTTACTGGGATACTTTTGCCGAGGTAAGATCATACTATGAAACAGCATTGAGTAAAGTTATTGAAACTGGCAATCCATTCTATGCGAATGAAGAAGAATTGAGACTAATTCGTCATGGTAAGGAAGAAATTATTTATGTAACTTTTGTGTATGCCCCTTTAAAGGATGAAAAAGGAAAAGTAGTGAAAGTTGCGGTATGGGTACTTGAAAACACCTTACAGGTAGAAGCTCGTAAAAAAATAACCATTAGTGAAAATAATTTAAGATTGATGATCCTCCAAGCACCTGTTGCTATTTCCATTTTGAGAGGAGATGATTATAAAGTTGAAATAGCCAATAAATATGCTCTTGAACTTTGGGGAAGATTAGAAGAAGAGGTCATGAATATATCTATTTTCGATTCCATGCCCGAACTTTCAACCCAAGGAATAAAAGAACTTCTTGATGATGTAGCGCATACTGGTAAACGCTTTGAATCACCTGAATTGCCTATTCAATTGGTAAGAAATGGCATCTTGGAAACGGTATATATCAATTTTTCCTATGAAGCACTTTATGATGCTGAGGGGAAAATAAATGGTATTATGAGTATTGGTTTTGATATTACTTCTCAGGTTAAAGCAAGAAAAAATGTAGAAGAAAGTGAAAAACGGTACCATAATCTAATATATTCATCGCCATCTGCTATAGGCATTTTATATGGAGACAATTTAATAATTACCATTGCTAATGACCCCATCTTAGAAATTTGGGGTAAAGGAAGAGAAATAATGGGTAAACCTTATTTTGATGCTTTGCCCGAATTGGCCACACAAGGTTATAAAGAAATTTTTGCGGAGGTCTACACGACAGGGGTTCCTTTTAATGCTGTTGAAACCCCCGTTCATATTATACAGGAAGGAAAAGAGACTTTAAAGTACTACAATTTCCTAGTATATGCTCAAAAAAATATTGAAGGGAAAGTTGATGGTGTGGGTATTATTGCTACCGAGGTTACTTCTCAAGCACTTTTAAATAATAAAATTAAAGAAAGCGAACAAAGTATTCGTGCCTTGGTGGAAAGTGCACCTTTCCCAATAGGGGTTTTTGTAGGAGAAGAAATGAGGATATCGCTTGCTAATCAATCTATTATTGATGCATGGGGAAAAGGAAGTGATGTGGTGGGTAAATTATATAGAGATATACTACCAGAATTTGGAAACCAACAGATATTTGAGCAAATACGTCGGGTACTGCAAACAGGAATCCCTTTTCATGCCAAAAACCAAAAAGTTGATATCGTCAAAAACCAAAAATTAAGTACTTTTTATTATAATTATAGTTTTACTCCTTTGATGGATAGTTCTGGGAATGCATATGCCGTTATGAATACAGCAGCCGAAGTAACTGAATTGCATGAGGCGAAACAGAAAGTGGAAGAAAGTGAGAAACGATTTAGAGATTCAGTAAAGCAAGCACCGCTAGGTATTACTATTTTTAGAGGTCCTGATTATGTTGTTGAAATGGCTAATGAAAATTATCTATTATTAGTAGATAAAACGGAAGCGCAATTTGTGGGCAAACCCCTTTTTGAAACCTTGCCCGAAGTCAAAGAAACCCTTGTATCAATCATCGCAGAAATATATAAAACAGGTGAAGCTTATTATGGATACGAATTTCCCATTAAATTAAATAGGCATGGTAAAATAGAAGACACTTATTTCAATTTTGTTTATCATCCTTTAAAAGAAAATAATGTTATATCTGGTATTATGGCTGTAGCTACCGAGGTAACTGCCACGGTAAAAGCAAAGCATCTTATTGAGGAAAATGAAGAGAAACTTAATGTTATCATCGATGCCAGCGAATTAGGAGTGTGGGAATATGATTTAAAAACCTCTGAAAGTGTTACATCCAATCGATTTCTTGATATTTTTGGATTTCCGAGAGAAAATCATATTCCACATAAACATCTTGTATCCCGTATCCATCCTGATGATCTGGCTATAAGAAAAGCCGCATTTGAAAGATCATTTGAAACGGGAATACTTCACTATGAAGCACGATTAATATTAGACGACAAGTCGCTACGTTGGATTGAAGTTAAGGGAAAAGTATTCTATGATGTCAAAAAAAACCCAGATCGCTTAATAGGAACCATTAGGGATATTTCTGAAGAGCGTAATTCCCAACAAATGCTAATTGAGCGAGAACAGAAATTTCGATTATTAGCAAATTCAATGCCGCAACATATTTGGACATCTGATCCTGAAGGTAATCTAAATTATTTCAACCAATCTGTTTACGATTTTTCAGGAATAACACAGGAGGATATAGATAAAGAAGGCTGGATTCAAATTGTACATCCAGACGATAAAGAAGAAAACATTAAACAGTGGAACGAGTCAATCAAAACAGGAAAAGACTTTTTAATTGAACACCGTTTTCGAAAGCATACTGGAGAATATCGCTGGCAATTAAGTCGTGCTATACCTCAAAAAGATAATGATGGTGTTATAAAAATGTGGGTAGGAACCAGTACGGATATTCAAGAACAAAAAATGTTTACAAATGAATTGGAAAAGCAAGTACAGCAGCGAACCGGTGAGTTGAATCAAAAAAACATTGATCTCGAAAAAATGAATAAGGAGTTACAGTCATTTGTGTATATATCCAGCCATGATTTACAGGAACCTTTACGTAAAATACAAACGTTTGCTTCCCGTATTTTAGAAACAGAATATGCCACTTTATCAGAAAACGCTAAAAAACATTTTAATAGAATGCAGGAGTCGGCAAATAGAATGCAAAACTTAATACAAGACTTGTTTGCTTATTCGCGAACCAATGTTGAAGAAAGAAAATTTGAAATTGTTAACCTGTCTAAAATTGTTGAAGAAATAAAAGAAACACTAAAGGAGGAGTTAGAGGAAAAAAATGTAACTATTGAACTCATTAATATCTATGATATTAAAATCATCCCTTTTCAGTTTAAACAACTTATGATCAATTTAGTAAGTAACTCTATTAAGTTTTCAAGGATAGCCACCCCACTCCACATAAAAATTGATTGCATAATAGCAGAAGGATCAAAATTTGATATTGATAAGCTATCTGCTAAAAAGAAATATTGTCATATTAGTATTTCAGATAATGGGATAGGATTTGAACAACAATATAGCGAAAAAATATTTGATGTATTTCAACGTCTTCATGGTAAGGAAGAATATACTGGAACAGGTATTGGGCTGGCTATTGTCAAAAAAATAGTGGAAAATCATGGCGGAATTATTTTGGCGAAGGGTGAGTTAAACCATGGCGCTACATTTAATATTTATATTCCTGTTTAA
- a CDS encoding type II secretion system F family protein, translating to MKIDTISYKTNKKDSLKVDFNMSMPTFKNFSDKHKEDFYREFSTLIRSGVDFNQALSILTDQQKSEFVRSIYKTINDDVVKGKSLHEAIKNHKYFSPYEYYSIKIGEDTRRLPEIFDQLQKFFSRKIKMKRQVVSVLAYPIFVLFITFAVLYFMLNFVVPMFASVFQQFGKDLPEITQFVVNVSNNFNTILLIALVICVSIYVAHKVLNKNNSYQDIKSRVVLKIPYFGNLIKKIYLARFCQSFSLLLSAKTPLITSLELTEKMISFYPLKLAISQAKKDVLKGETLSNSLKKSTFFTSKIISLTSIGEQINELDTMYEGLANQYNEDVDHETKMIGTILEPLMIVIIGGIVGFIMIAMYSPIFNLSKVIQN from the coding sequence ATGAAGATTGATACTATTTCATATAAGACTAATAAAAAAGATTCATTAAAAGTTGATTTCAATATGTCCATGCCAACTTTTAAAAATTTTTCAGACAAACATAAGGAAGATTTTTATAGGGAGTTTTCCACACTTATTAGGTCTGGAGTAGATTTTAATCAAGCGTTGTCCATTTTAACAGATCAACAAAAATCTGAATTTGTTCGCTCTATCTATAAAACTATTAATGATGATGTGGTGAAAGGAAAATCGCTTCACGAAGCTATAAAGAATCACAAATATTTTTCGCCTTACGAATATTATAGTATAAAAATTGGTGAAGACACGCGACGCTTACCTGAAATATTTGATCAATTGCAAAAGTTTTTTTCAAGGAAAATTAAAATGAAACGTCAAGTTGTTTCCGTATTGGCTTATCCCATTTTTGTGTTATTCATAACGTTTGCTGTACTCTATTTTATGCTCAATTTTGTGGTGCCCATGTTTGCATCTGTGTTTCAGCAGTTTGGTAAAGATCTCCCAGAAATAACACAGTTTGTGGTAAATGTGTCCAATAATTTTAATACCATACTTTTAATTGCATTAGTAATATGTGTTTCCATATATGTAGCCCACAAAGTATTAAATAAAAATAATTCTTATCAAGATATTAAATCTAGGGTAGTTTTGAAAATCCCCTATTTTGGAAATCTAATTAAGAAGATTTATTTAGCGCGTTTTTGCCAGTCATTTAGTCTATTATTATCTGCAAAAACACCATTAATTACTTCATTAGAGCTCACTGAAAAAATGATTTCTTTTTATCCGTTAAAGTTGGCTATTTCTCAAGCAAAAAAGGATGTGTTAAAAGGAGAAACATTGTCTAATAGCTTGAAAAAAAGTACGTTTTTCACATCTAAGATTATTTCGTTAACATCAATTGGGGAACAAATTAACGAGTTAGATACTATGTATGAGGGTTTGGCAAATCAGTACAACGAAGATGTAGACCATGAAACAAAAATGATAGGGACCATATTAGAGCCTTTAATGATAGTAATTATTGGAGGTATAGTTGGTTTTATTATGATAGCCATGTATTCGCCTATTTTCAACTTGAGCAAGGTTATTCAAAATTAG
- a CDS encoding LytTR family DNA-binding domain-containing protein: MTNYIIIKAQDGVINKITSILDEFADFNCVGYTYNHEESMDVVLREMPDLIFINIDFNKNNPFGLVSELNQYLKSDTEFIAISSSKEKTYEAIKMGFFDYLLTPTTELEIRKAVIRFKKKYPIKINNTICLKSYKDYQYLSLDEILFLRADNNTTDFHMIDEVVITAYKTLKTFEPVLPENFLRVHKSYIINCNYVSRVNYGNSKCTLKKSNLSVPFTKTYKNNVEFMVNLLSPSTSCIKLN; encoded by the coding sequence TTGACCAATTATATAATAATAAAAGCCCAAGATGGTGTGATTAATAAAATCACCTCAATATTGGATGAATTTGCAGATTTTAACTGTGTTGGCTATACATATAACCACGAAGAGTCTATGGATGTCGTTTTGCGAGAAATGCCTGACCTAATTTTTATTAATATAGATTTTAATAAAAACAACCCATTTGGTCTAGTTAGTGAATTAAATCAATATTTAAAAAGCGATACAGAATTTATTGCCATATCTTCTTCAAAAGAAAAAACTTATGAAGCAATAAAAATGGGTTTTTTTGACTATTTACTAACCCCAACAACTGAGTTAGAAATAAGGAAAGCAGTAATAAGATTTAAAAAAAAATACCCTATTAAAATAAACAATACTATTTGCTTAAAATCGTATAAAGATTATCAATATTTAAGCTTAGATGAAATTTTATTTTTAAGAGCAGATAATAATACCACCGATTTCCACATGATTGATGAAGTAGTGATTACTGCTTATAAAACTCTTAAAACATTTGAACCTGTTTTACCAGAAAATTTTTTAAGAGTACATAAAAGTTATATAATTAATTGTAATTATGTTTCTAGAGTTAATTATGGAAACTCAAAATGCACACTAAAAAAAAGTAATTTAAGTGTGCCTTTTACAAAAACTTATAAGAACAATGTGGAGTTTATGGTTAATTTATTATCACCTTCGACTTCATGTATTAAATTAAATTAA